The nucleotide window CCCAGTCCAGTAACCTCTATGTGTTTAATCGCTTTCCAGTAAGTGAACCACCCAAACAGGAAACAATGAACCACCTAATAGAAACTAGTAATCTTTTAAAAACTGAAAAAGATCAAGAGATAAAAAAACGTAATGAAGAACCGTCTGTATTACATCACACCTTTGTGAGCAACCGAGTTCCACAGGAATTTGTTCAATTTGTTAGCTATTTCTTCGAAGATGCAAAGTTAATCGAAGACTATTGGCATATGGTACATATCCTAGCTTTTGATTATAAACTGCACGAAGAAACAGAAATCATTGTCGAAATCGCCATTGAATCCTTTAGACAACTGATTAGAAAGCTTAAATTTACAAAGGCTGTCAGGAAGCCGATTGCCTACTTTTATGGAATCCTAAAACAAAAGTTCTGCCGGTATTACGATGAGTGGTTAGAAGAAAGGTGTGAAGAAGGAATCGTTGAAGATGAACCCATTCTCTATACTGTTAATGGTGTAACCTTCCAATGGGATTGGCTGCATGGAGGAAATGTGAAGATGGTTGGGTGAAGCAGGGGACGGTTCTTTCGCTTCATCAAACACTTTTGTTGGTGAATAAAAAAATGCAGTATGGAAGCTACTGTTGGTGATCTGATGAGACCTTTTACTTTCTAAGGGGAAAGACTTACTATTAGGTTTGTAGGTATTATTTGGTAAATTGGTCATTTTCTTTTGCTACGTTTTAGTATTAATTTGTATAGTGGTAAAACCAAAATATCATAACAGAAATATTGGAGGTATGAGATATGAAAATCCTTAGAATGGATCATGTGGGTGTAACCGTAAATGATCTCTCTGCAGCTAAAGAGTTTTTTCTTGACCTTGGCCTTGAGGTGCAAGGGGAATGGGAGAAGCAGATGGAAGGAGAGTGGATGGATCAGGTAATTGGGCAAAATAATGTTAAAGTAGCAAGCGTAGGATTGGGGATGCCAGACGGTCAGGCATGGATCGAGCTAATCAAGTATGATTCGCCGTCAGATGATAGAGAAATTCAGCAACCTCTCGTAAATACCCAGAGTATCCGGCATATTGCATTTGCTGTTGAAGATATTGAAGCTGTTGTTGCCAAATTGAAAAAGAAAGGGACAGAATTCTTTGGTGAGATCCAACACTATGAAGAAAGTTATAAGTTATGTTACTGTCGTGGGCCAGAGGGAATTATTGTAGAGTTGGCGGAGCAAATCAAATAAAGTAAGGATACTTTTCATATCATACCTAAAAAGCAGAAAAACAATAAATTGCATTTCTGCTAGAGTCATTTCCTATTCATTTGCACAAAATAAGCAGTTTCATCCATTCCGTAATAGTTTCATAAGAATATCTATATCGATGTCTTGATCCTCTGCTTCATTAGGGAGTAACATTAAACCGGATATGACCGAGAAGTAGAACATCAAAAGCTTAGTTGGGTCACCTTTACAAAATTCACCGGACTTCTGTCCATTTTCAAAAGTAGAAATCAAATGTTTCATTAAAGGAGGAATTTGATATTGCTGAACAATTTCTTTTGCCTTGTCAGGGACTTCATCGGAAATTTGTACTTGTTGGATAAGCATAAACGAATGCCTATTTCGAGTATCGAGCATTTTTTTGGTTAATTCTTTCATCTTTTCTGAAGGAGAACCTGCCATATTTTCAAATGAAGCAAATGCCTGAGCAGTTTCTTCCATTGCATCCTTTACAAGTTCAATAAAAAGTTCATCCTTTGATTGGTAATATCGATAGGAAAGCCCTTGGCTGATGTTCGCCTCTTTAGCAATCATGCTCATTTTTGTACCAATAAGGCCGCGGCGTGCAAATATTTTTAAAGCCGCATTCTTAATTTGCTCTCTTCGTTTTTCATGGATTTTGTCCAGTTGATGATCATTTAATGGAGATATGTTTTTCACGCCCTTTCATTTTTGTTTCCTATCTCATGTATTCATCCAAATCAACGTTACAGAATTTGTTCCTCACTCATGTTCCAAAGTTTCCTTGCTAATTCTTTATCAGTTGCTAATGCAGTGGGTGCCTTCTGTTGTCTATCAGCAAAATATTTGCCGCTTTGGTTTGAGGTATCTTTTAATTCGGCAAGCCACACTAATGTGTCTGCACCTTTCTCCGGCGTCCGGGAAAAAAGATTCATGACAGCCATGGTTGCCTTTGCCATCATTCCATTATTTTGATTGAAATTTGTAGCTACCAGTCCCGGGTCAAAACAATAAACAGTGATTGATGATCCTTCTAGACGACGCGCTAATTCGGCAGTAAAGAGGATATTGGCCAGTTTCGTTTGTGCATAACGTATGGTTGGGCCGCCTAGTACCTTTTTCATCCCCCCATAAAGATGCTCCCCATTCCCATGTTCAAACTCAAAGCCTCCTTTTATCATTTTATGACCATGTGAAGCCGTATTGATAATACGTGCGGATTCACTTTCTTTTAAACGATCCAATAGCAGGGAAGTGAGAAGAAATGGGGCCAGGTGGTTAACAGCCCAGGTCATTTCCACTCCTTCCTCGGATTTCTGAAAGGAATCGAATAAGGCGCCTGCATTATTCACTAAAACGTCGATTCTTGGACAGCTTTCAAGAATTTGCGCAGCAACTTTCCGGATGGATTTTTGCGAGGAAAGATCAGCAATAAATAGATCAATCTTAATGGGTTTCTTGGTTTGCATCCGTAATAGAGTTGAAATTTCCTCCGCCTTCCGTTGATTTCTGGCAATAATCCCTAAATTTGCGTTGCGTCTGGCAAAGGCCTTTGCCGCCGCAAGTCCAATCCCACTTGTCGCTCCTGTAATCAAAACATATTTGTCTTGCAAGTTCCATTCCTTTTTTGTTAATTTATCAGTCATCTTTTTAACCGCCTTTTTTATTTTTTTGAATGAACAATTCATTCATTTTTAAAAACAGTATATGCGGCAATTTTTTAAATTGCAACCAGAAGTTTTAAAATAACATTTTTTTGTTCATATTCAGTTCATAAATGGCGTCTATAATCCAATTGTAATCAAAATATGAGTGAATACAACATCAGCTATCGGAAGGTTTATTAAAAGGAGGATCATATGAAAAATAAGGATGGAACGAAAGTAGAAAATGTGAAGTTTGCAGTCGAGGCCAAAGGGCTTATCAAGACCTTTGGCGATCATCGAGCGGTTGACGGAGTGGATATGTTGGTACCAACTGGTTCTATTTATGGAGTGTTGGGACCTAATGGCGCAGGGAAGACGACAACGATTAGAATGTTGGCAACATTACTCCGAGCTGATGCGGGTTCAGCAAAGATTTTTGGATATGATGTAGTGAAGGATGCACAAATTGTGCGTCAGCTAATTGGTGTTACGGGTCAGTACGCTTCAGTCGATGAGTCACTAAGTGCGACAGAGAACCTAATCATTTTCTCACGATTACTGGGGCTTAGTCGTCTAGAGGCAAAACGGAAAGCAAATGAGTTACTCGAGGAATTTGGATTAATGGAGGCTGCAAAACGTCCATTGAAAAATTTCTCAGGGGGTATGCGTAGACGACTGGATTTAGCTGCTAGTTTAATCTCGCAGCCACCACTCTTATTCTTGGATGAACCGACTACTGGATTGGATCCACGGACACGAAATCAAATGTGGGATACCATTCGTCGCTTAGTAAAATCAGGGTCAACCGTTGTGTTAACTACTCAGTATCTCCAAGAAGCAGATGAACTAGCGGATCGAATTGCTGTCATTGATCATGGAAGTGTCGTTGCAGAAGGTACTGTAAATGAACTTAAAGAATCGATTGGTACTTCATCATTGCATTTAAGTATTCAACACACTCAGGATATCCCCAATGCTCGAATGATTGTTGAACGAGTCTTAAAAGTACCATCAGCTGTGTCACCAGAAGGCGGTATGATTACGGCACCAATGGCAACGGCGGATATTGTTACGGATCTGCTAGTCGCCCTTCGGGAAGCAGACATCAAATTGGCTGAGCTAAGTGTTCAAAAACCATCTTTAGACGAGGTCTTTTTGACCATTACAGCTGAAGGCGAAAAGGAAAGCCAAGCAGATTCGAATCATAAAAAGAGGGGGATTATTTAATGAAGAAACAATCGAGCATGTCAGTTTCCGGCATTCAGCTGCGAAATAAGACTAGCTTCAAGCAGACAGTGCAAAATTCATTAACCATGGCTTATCGTGGGTTACTGAAAATACGTCGAACACCTGAACAACTATTTGACGTTACGTTTCAGCCAATTATTTTCACGTTAATGTTTACCTATATTTTTGGAGGGGCTATCGCCGGTAATGTGAAGAATTATTTACCGATTATTATTCCAGGGATTCTTGTTCAGACGGTGATCACCACTTCAGTTGTCACGGGTACTCAATTACGGGAGGACATGGATAAAGGGGTATTTGACCGCTTTAAGTCATTACCAATTGCCCGGATTGCCCCGTTAGCAGGGGCTTTGCTTGCTGATACGATCCGTTATACAATCGCAACGGTACTTACATTTTCGATGGGATTTGTTTTAGGCTATCGCCCTGAGGGAGGATTAGGCGCTGTGGTCATTGCAGGACTACTTGTCATTGCTTGTTCATGGGCAATCAGCTGGATATTTGCCTTTTTTGGAGTTATTGCTCGTACGGCTTCAAGTGTACAAGGGATTTCGATGATTATCCTCTTTCCATTGACCTTTCTTTCGAATGCATTTGTTCCGGCTGATACCATGCCGAACTGGTTACAATGGTTCGTGAAAATCAATCCCATCTCACATCT belongs to Neobacillus sp. OS1-2 and includes:
- a CDS encoding VOC family protein, with the translated sequence MKILRMDHVGVTVNDLSAAKEFFLDLGLEVQGEWEKQMEGEWMDQVIGQNNVKVASVGLGMPDGQAWIELIKYDSPSDDREIQQPLVNTQSIRHIAFAVEDIEAVVAKLKKKGTEFFGEIQHYEESYKLCYCRGPEGIIVELAEQIK
- a CDS encoding TetR/AcrR family transcriptional regulator codes for the protein MKNISPLNDHQLDKIHEKRREQIKNAALKIFARRGLIGTKMSMIAKEANISQGLSYRYYQSKDELFIELVKDAMEETAQAFASFENMAGSPSEKMKELTKKMLDTRNRHSFMLIQQVQISDEVPDKAKEIVQQYQIPPLMKHLISTFENGQKSGEFCKGDPTKLLMFYFSVISGLMLLPNEAEDQDIDIDILMKLLRNG
- a CDS encoding SDR family NAD(P)-dependent oxidoreductase; this translates as MTDKLTKKEWNLQDKYVLITGATSGIGLAAAKAFARRNANLGIIARNQRKAEEISTLLRMQTKKPIKIDLFIADLSSQKSIRKVAAQILESCPRIDVLVNNAGALFDSFQKSEEGVEMTWAVNHLAPFLLTSLLLDRLKESESARIINTASHGHKMIKGGFEFEHGNGEHLYGGMKKVLGGPTIRYAQTKLANILFTAELARRLEGSSITVYCFDPGLVATNFNQNNGMMAKATMAVMNLFSRTPEKGADTLVWLAELKDTSNQSGKYFADRQQKAPTALATDKELARKLWNMSEEQIL
- a CDS encoding ATP-binding cassette domain-containing protein, with protein sequence MKNKDGTKVENVKFAVEAKGLIKTFGDHRAVDGVDMLVPTGSIYGVLGPNGAGKTTTIRMLATLLRADAGSAKIFGYDVVKDAQIVRQLIGVTGQYASVDESLSATENLIIFSRLLGLSRLEAKRKANELLEEFGLMEAAKRPLKNFSGGMRRRLDLAASLISQPPLLFLDEPTTGLDPRTRNQMWDTIRRLVKSGSTVVLTTQYLQEADELADRIAVIDHGSVVAEGTVNELKESIGTSSLHLSIQHTQDIPNARMIVERVLKVPSAVSPEGGMITAPMATADIVTDLLVALREADIKLAELSVQKPSLDEVFLTITAEGEKESQADSNHKKRGII
- a CDS encoding ABC transporter permease, which produces MKKQSSMSVSGIQLRNKTSFKQTVQNSLTMAYRGLLKIRRTPEQLFDVTFQPIIFTLMFTYIFGGAIAGNVKNYLPIIIPGILVQTVITTSVVTGTQLREDMDKGVFDRFKSLPIARIAPLAGALLADTIRYTIATVLTFSMGFVLGYRPEGGLGAVVIAGLLVIACSWAISWIFAFFGVIARTASSVQGISMIILFPLTFLSNAFVPADTMPNWLQWFVKINPISHLVTAVRDLANSGTIGWDLVISLIGATIIVAIFAPITVRAYMRRA